From Flavobacterium alkalisoli, the proteins below share one genomic window:
- a CDS encoding low temperature requirement protein A, with amino-acid sequence MELKKNISIWWGPPKDFNPKQDKRRVSWLELFYDLVYVIAIARITHHLSHNMSFEGFIENICLFSLIFWGWLNGSLHHDLHGNQGLRTRLMMLWQMIIIAALSIAINKTNENYTLVTIIFMIMQLYITYQWWSVGLYDKSHRKYSWPYTTLFLIAFCLMGISLSVSHYWLRLLFPLVLICNYIPPFIAHKLLLRSSQRLDLSSSMFERLGLFTIIIFGELVLGVVNGIGEIETLTFTSWINFAIGISAVFAIWWIFFTFVSSREVKKGLARASLLEILYIPTLIALGFIAAALPAFLAENDFTYNLQQILGFGIAVFLFCIFLIMELLEYPEVFDTLKKPMRFSLLVTSVTFFILSLVELNISVTWYLVLIVSILSIEISYLNYKYYGKLIKEGIDPSEV; translated from the coding sequence ATGGAATTAAAAAAGAATATCTCTATCTGGTGGGGGCCTCCTAAAGATTTTAATCCGAAACAGGATAAACGCAGGGTTAGTTGGCTTGAACTGTTTTATGACCTTGTATATGTAATTGCCATAGCCCGTATTACACATCATCTATCCCACAATATGAGTTTTGAAGGGTTTATTGAAAATATATGTCTGTTTTCATTAATCTTTTGGGGGTGGCTTAACGGTAGTCTGCATCACGATCTTCACGGAAATCAGGGACTACGTACAAGACTGATGATGCTTTGGCAAATGATAATTATTGCTGCCCTATCGATAGCTATCAACAAAACAAACGAAAATTATACATTGGTAACTATAATTTTCATGATTATGCAGCTTTATATTACCTACCAATGGTGGAGCGTGGGGCTATATGACAAATCGCACCGAAAATACAGCTGGCCCTACACTACCCTTTTCCTTATTGCTTTTTGCTTAATGGGAATATCATTATCTGTTTCACATTATTGGTTAAGGCTACTATTTCCGCTAGTTCTTATATGTAATTATATTCCGCCTTTTATTGCCCATAAACTTTTATTGCGTTCGTCTCAACGCCTCGACTTATCTTCCAGTATGTTTGAGCGCTTAGGGTTATTTACCATTATTATTTTTGGCGAACTGGTATTAGGTGTAGTAAACGGTATAGGTGAGATTGAAACTTTAACTTTTACAAGCTGGATAAATTTTGCGATTGGCATTTCGGCGGTCTTTGCAATTTGGTGGATATTTTTCACATTTGTATCTTCAAGAGAGGTCAAAAAGGGGTTGGCCAGGGCCTCCCTATTGGAAATACTCTACATACCAACACTTATAGCACTTGGGTTTATCGCTGCTGCCCTACCCGCTTTTTTAGCCGAAAATGACTTTACTTATAACCTGCAACAAATACTTGGTTTTGGAATAGCTGTATTTTTATTCTGTATTTTCCTTATTATGGAATTACTGGAATATCCTGAGGTTTTTGATACCCTGAAAAAGCCAATGCGTTTTTCTCTTTTAGTTACGTCTGTTACATTTTTTATACTCTCTCTGGTAGAGCTTAATATCTCTGTCACCTGGTATCTTGTTTTAATAGTATCTATTCTTTCTATAGAAATTAGCTACCTCAACTATAAATACTACGGAAAATTAATAAAAGAGGGGATTGATCCTTCTGAAGTATAA
- a CDS encoding glycosyltransferase: MKNDTIAPEILYREKNETDFIFSDNIKTTNVSETKFFKKLKKTNTGNLLVLAGSFLLMIGAAFLVFLLEPDFELLHTNRMSSVLGFTLIIIAIALFIFKGSFFLFNAFLYFKYRSIKSVSDEQLPTTTVIVPAYNEGRLVYDTLLSIAASDFPEGKLQLLAIDDGSKDDTWQWMLKAKEELGDRVSVYQQPKNMGKRHALYRGFKMGTGEIFVTIDSDSIVKPDTLRNMVSPFVVNEKCGAVAGNVRVLNNKKAIIPKMLNVSFVLSFEFMRSAESMLGSVLCTPGALSAYRGKAVFACLDEWINQTFMGQPSDIGEDRAMTNMILRQGYEVRFQRNAYVFTNVPEKYKGLYKMFIRWGRSNVRENIMMAKFVFKDFREGSKAGTRLLFVNQWLKLIMAYPLIVAMFVFIAMHPVLFLSSTFLGILIYSSFPVLFYAKRHNVSESFWAYSYSILYTFGLFWITPYAIATASRRGWLTRG; the protein is encoded by the coding sequence ATGAAAAACGATACAATTGCCCCAGAGATTTTATATCGCGAAAAAAATGAGACTGATTTCATTTTTTCTGATAATATAAAAACAACAAATGTTAGTGAAACCAAATTCTTTAAAAAGCTAAAAAAAACAAATACTGGTAACTTATTAGTTTTGGCTGGCTCTTTTCTTCTTATGATAGGAGCAGCCTTTTTAGTATTTCTCTTAGAGCCTGATTTTGAACTCCTACATACAAACAGAATGAGTTCGGTTTTAGGCTTTACCTTAATTATAATAGCGATAGCACTATTCATTTTTAAAGGAAGTTTCTTTCTGTTTAACGCATTCCTGTATTTTAAATACAGATCGATTAAATCAGTATCGGACGAGCAGCTTCCGACTACTACTGTTATTGTTCCCGCTTACAATGAAGGAAGGCTGGTTTATGATACATTATTAAGTATAGCTGCAAGTGATTTTCCGGAAGGTAAATTACAACTGCTTGCCATTGATGACGGTAGTAAAGACGATACCTGGCAATGGATGTTAAAAGCAAAAGAAGAGCTGGGAGACAGAGTTTCGGTTTATCAGCAGCCTAAAAATATGGGTAAACGCCATGCTTTATATCGTGGTTTTAAAATGGGTACAGGAGAGATTTTTGTGACTATAGACAGTGACTCAATAGTTAAACCGGATACACTTCGCAACATGGTAAGTCCTTTTGTAGTTAACGAAAAATGTGGCGCTGTAGCAGGGAACGTAAGGGTACTTAACAATAAAAAAGCCATTATTCCAAAAATGCTTAATGTGAGCTTTGTACTTAGTTTTGAGTTCATGCGCTCTGCAGAGAGTATGTTAGGTTCTGTACTTTGTACTCCCGGAGCACTTTCGGCCTATAGAGGTAAAGCAGTATTCGCATGTCTTGATGAGTGGATCAATCAGACATTCATGGGGCAACCATCAGATATTGGTGAAGACCGTGCCATGACAAATATGATATTAAGACAGGGGTATGAGGTTAGGTTCCAGAGAAACGCTTATGTGTTTACTAATGTACCCGAAAAATATAAAGGATTGTACAAAATGTTTATACGATGGGGAAGGAGCAACGTTCGCGAAAACATTATGATGGCAAAATTTGTATTTAAAGATTTTAGGGAAGGTTCTAAAGCCGGTACAAGATTATTGTTTGTAAACCAGTGGTTAAAGCTTATAATGGCTTACCCGTTAATAGTGGCAATGTTTGTTTTTATAGCAATGCACCCTGTACTGTTCTTAAGTTCTACTTTCCTGGGGATACTTATTTATTCAAGTTTTCCGGTATTATTTTATGCGAAAAGACATAACGTGTCCGAATCGTTTTGGGCATATTCCTATAGTATTTTATACACCTTTGGTTTGTTTTGGATAACCCCTTATGCAATTGCTACTGCAAGCAGAAGAGGTTGGTTAACGCGAGGATAA